The Arachis ipaensis cultivar K30076 chromosome B07, Araip1.1, whole genome shotgun sequence genome includes a window with the following:
- the LOC107609827 gene encoding RING-H2 finger protein ATL80, with protein sequence MTRPLRILGERNSSTTDNAPSVVDSDFVVILAALICALICVLGLVAVARCACLRRLRLSSSSAAATPSLPAAANKGVKKKVLSSLPKVTATVESAGKFSDCAICLAEFTAGDEIRVLPQCGHGFHVSCIDAWLRSHSSCPSCRQILVVPRCNKCGGFPAPASSSTTATASQPPESDSTFKVSGDHANRFLP encoded by the coding sequence ATGACTCGTCCCTTGAGAATTTTAGGCGAGCGCAACTCGTCAACCACCGACAACGCCCCCTCCGTCGTCGACTCCGACTTCGTCGTCATCCTCGCCGCCCTCATCTGTGCTCTCATCTGCGTTCTCGGACTGGTCGCTGTAGCTCGCTGCGCTTGTCTCCGCCGCCTCCGCCTCTCATCCTCCTCCGCCGCCGCTACTCCCTCGCTTCCCGCAGCTGCCAACAAAGGTGTCAAGAAGAAGGTACTCAGCTCTCTCCCCAAGGTCACCGCCACAGTCGAGTCGGCTGGCAAGTTCTCCGACTGCGCGATCTGCCTGGCGGAGTTCACAGCCGGGGATGAGATCCGAGTGCTGCCTCAGTGTGGCCACGGCTTCCACGTGTCGTGTATCGACGCGTGGCTGAGGTCGCATTCATCGTGTCCATCGTGCCGTCAGATTCTGGTGGTTCCGAGATGCAACAAGTGCGGTGGTTTTCCAGCACCCGCGAGCTCGAGCACCACCGCCACCGCCTCTCAGCCACCGGAATCGGATTCCACATTTAAAGTAAGCGGCGATCATGCCAATAGGTTTTTACCTTAG